In Microbacterium lushaniae, the following are encoded in one genomic region:
- a CDS encoding nuclease-related domain-containing protein, whose translation MFDSPVSASAYEVLGVEAGADDDALRRAYRLRLRQTHPDAGGDAAVFIQVQRAWELIGTPEARAAYDRGRGSSGAEWAGPRAAASPRPDTRPRARSYGQPGGWRRERYLTLIREWVGRGVDLADPYDPQLVRSAPHDLRRLLADALAEEATARVVADLGMGYTVWHDVAASRDGIPDDKVDHVVLGPSGLYAVLSEDFGGPVGFRRGELVGPNVIGAPVTDLVSRLRVIARAAGVRFSGAIVVLPDGDTLDAITQLGKVRGTPVAVAARSALSTVLRQGVAGAREIGGTELFDVRTRLQQRVRHV comes from the coding sequence GTGTTCGACAGTCCCGTATCCGCGTCGGCGTACGAGGTGCTCGGCGTGGAGGCCGGCGCCGACGACGACGCGCTCCGGCGCGCCTACCGTCTGCGCCTGCGCCAGACCCACCCCGACGCGGGCGGCGACGCCGCGGTGTTCATCCAGGTGCAGCGGGCGTGGGAGCTCATCGGGACGCCCGAGGCCCGCGCCGCGTACGACCGCGGCCGTGGTTCCTCCGGCGCGGAGTGGGCCGGTCCGCGCGCCGCCGCGTCGCCGCGACCCGACACCCGCCCGCGGGCACGCTCGTACGGCCAGCCCGGAGGGTGGCGCCGCGAGCGCTACCTGACGCTGATCCGCGAGTGGGTCGGGCGCGGAGTCGACCTCGCCGACCCGTACGACCCGCAGCTCGTCCGCTCCGCCCCCCACGACCTGCGGCGCCTCCTCGCCGATGCGCTGGCCGAGGAGGCCACGGCCCGGGTGGTGGCCGACCTGGGCATGGGGTACACGGTGTGGCACGACGTCGCCGCATCCCGTGACGGCATCCCCGACGACAAGGTCGACCACGTCGTGCTCGGACCCAGCGGCCTGTACGCCGTGCTCTCGGAGGATTTCGGCGGCCCGGTGGGATTCCGCCGCGGCGAGCTCGTCGGGCCCAACGTCATCGGGGCACCGGTGACCGACCTCGTCAGCAGACTGCGCGTGATCGCGCGTGCGGCCGGCGTGCGCTTCAGCGGCGCCATCGTCGTCCTGCCCGACGGCGACACACTCGACGCGATCACCCAGCTCGGCAAGGTCCGCGGCACCCCGGTGGCCGTCGCCGCGCGCAGCGCCCTCTCCACCGTGCTGCGGCAGGGGGTCGCCGGTGCCCGGGAGATCGGCGGGACCGAGCTGTTCGACGTCCGCACCCGTCTGCAGCA
- a CDS encoding enoyl-CoA hydratase/isomerase family protein — protein MTDEGDADVLVRVGGSLGRLTLNRPKALNALSHDMIQHLAAALAGWQDTPDVDAVLLDGAGDRGFCAGGDVRQLYEQIVGGHTADTARFFRDEYRLNSAIATSAVPVVSVADGITMGGGIGLTGHAALRVVTERSRLAMPETRIGFTPDVGGSWLLARAPGRLGEYLSLTGASMDAADAIYAGFADHLVPTTRLDALREALGAGADAADPAELVLLFDDTPPPSGLAQAREWIDDAFAGATMAEIVGRLRARPEPEAAEAAATLAALSPTSLAVTLEAVRRARQLPDLRATLAQEYALVTWFVTTQPDLVEGIRAQVVDKDRSPRWQGEVSPDAVEEAFAHTPALPLWES, from the coding sequence ATGACGGATGAGGGGGACGCGGACGTCCTCGTACGGGTCGGCGGCAGTCTCGGACGGCTCACGCTGAACCGCCCGAAAGCGCTCAACGCGCTCAGTCACGACATGATCCAGCACCTCGCCGCCGCCCTCGCCGGGTGGCAGGACACCCCCGACGTCGACGCGGTCCTCCTGGACGGGGCGGGCGATCGTGGTTTCTGCGCGGGCGGCGATGTGCGGCAGCTGTACGAGCAGATCGTCGGGGGCCACACGGCGGATACGGCCCGGTTCTTCCGGGACGAGTACCGGCTGAACTCCGCGATCGCCACCTCGGCCGTTCCCGTGGTCAGCGTCGCCGACGGCATCACGATGGGCGGGGGCATCGGCCTCACGGGGCACGCCGCCCTGCGCGTGGTCACCGAACGTTCGCGGCTGGCGATGCCCGAGACGCGCATCGGCTTCACCCCCGACGTCGGCGGATCGTGGCTTCTCGCGCGCGCCCCCGGCCGTCTCGGGGAGTACCTCTCCCTCACGGGGGCGTCGATGGATGCCGCCGACGCGATCTACGCCGGCTTCGCCGACCATCTCGTGCCCACGACGCGCTTGGACGCTCTGCGCGAGGCGCTCGGGGCGGGCGCGGATGCCGCCGACCCCGCCGAGCTCGTCCTGCTCTTCGACGACACGCCGCCTCCGTCCGGGCTCGCCCAGGCGCGCGAGTGGATCGACGACGCGTTCGCCGGCGCCACGATGGCCGAGATCGTCGGCCGGCTCCGTGCCCGGCCGGAGCCCGAGGCCGCCGAGGCCGCCGCTACGCTCGCGGCCCTGTCTCCCACCTCCCTCGCGGTGACGCTGGAGGCCGTACGGCGCGCGCGGCAGCTGCCCGATCTTCGAGCGACGCTGGCACAGGAGTACGCCCTCGTGACGTGGTTCGTCACGACCCAGCCCGATCTCGTCGAGGGCATCCGCGCGCAGGTGGTCGACAAAGACCGCTCGCCGCGCTGGCAGGGCGAGGTCTCGCCGGATGCGGTCGAGGAGGCGTTCGCGCACACCCCCGCTCTGCCGCTGTGGGAGTCGTGA
- a CDS encoding ATP-binding cassette domain-containing protein: protein MPEGQVLEFSGVTKRFGPVTAVTDLSARVEPGLVTGFLGPNGAGKTTTLRILLGLVRPSGGTATIGGVPYAKLARPLQSVGAVLEASSFHPGRTAANHLLVYARAAGIPRGRVDEVLGLVGLADAAGRKVGGFSLGMRQRLGLAYALLGDPGVLVLDEPSNGLDPQGIRWMRGLLRALAAEGRTVLVSSHMLGEVQQTVDALLIIAKGRLVFQGGIEDLAEASDQATVVDAADRAALEAALTAAGHSFEVLRNGLTVRTAEPAEVGAVAHAAGIALSSLQRRGATLEDVFLELVSGERVHVSAGGAAPVPADAAGETEPEPQGGDGPESQPAADAVGPEPEAAELPGAEPTPEPGPQPDPEPERGHADEASGATASFAVASTGVIDIVLPARDDDELADRERQDHEGGRR from the coding sequence ATGCCCGAAGGACAGGTGCTGGAGTTCTCCGGCGTCACCAAGCGCTTCGGCCCCGTCACCGCCGTCACGGATCTGTCCGCACGCGTCGAACCGGGCCTCGTGACCGGGTTCCTCGGCCCCAACGGCGCCGGGAAGACCACGACCCTGCGCATCCTGCTGGGCCTCGTCCGCCCCAGCGGGGGTACCGCGACGATCGGCGGCGTGCCCTACGCCAAGCTCGCCCGGCCTCTGCAGTCCGTCGGCGCCGTGCTGGAGGCATCGAGCTTCCACCCCGGTCGCACCGCCGCCAATCACCTGCTCGTCTACGCCCGGGCGGCGGGCATCCCGCGCGGCCGCGTCGACGAGGTGCTCGGCCTGGTCGGCCTGGCGGATGCCGCAGGCCGAAAGGTCGGCGGATTCTCCCTGGGTATGCGTCAGCGCCTGGGCCTCGCGTACGCCCTCCTCGGCGACCCCGGCGTGCTGGTCCTGGACGAGCCGTCGAACGGCCTGGACCCGCAGGGCATCCGGTGGATGCGCGGGCTGCTCCGCGCCCTCGCCGCAGAGGGACGCACCGTGCTGGTCTCCTCCCACATGCTGGGCGAGGTGCAGCAGACCGTGGACGCGCTGCTGATCATCGCGAAGGGACGCCTGGTGTTCCAGGGCGGCATCGAAGACCTCGCCGAGGCATCCGATCAGGCCACCGTGGTCGACGCGGCCGACAGGGCCGCACTGGAGGCGGCCCTCACGGCGGCCGGGCACTCGTTCGAGGTGCTTCGCAACGGCCTGACCGTGCGCACCGCCGAGCCGGCCGAAGTGGGAGCCGTGGCGCACGCGGCCGGGATCGCGCTGTCGAGCCTGCAGCGCCGCGGTGCGACCCTCGAGGACGTGTTCCTGGAGCTCGTGAGCGGCGAGCGCGTGCACGTCAGCGCCGGCGGGGCCGCCCCTGTGCCCGCGGATGCGGCGGGCGAGACCGAGCCGGAGCCTCAGGGCGGGGACGGACCCGAGTCGCAGCCGGCGGCCGACGCCGTGGGGCCGGAGCCCGAGGCGGCGGAGCTGCCCGGCGCCGAGCCGACGCCGGAGCCGGGGCCGCAGCCCGACCCGGAGCCGGAACGCGGCCATGCCGACGAGGCCTCCGGGGCCACCGCATCCTTCGCCGTCGCGTCCACCGGCGTCATCGACATCGTCCTCCCCGCCCGCGACGACGACGAGCTCGCCGATCGTGAACGCCAGGACCACGAGGGGGGACGGCGATGA
- a CDS encoding ABC transporter permease has translation MSLVTASRSELTKQFTTAIWWILGLVLIIYVGLTAAGFGLLLTSLATGALGGTETPLVPPDALPSVIYSTATSFGYVFPLLVGTLMVTTEFRHKTLTPTFLAVPRRGVALAAKVVIGVVMGLLFGVLGLVATVGPGAVILAASGLETGLASSDTWALAGRMLLAFVLWTLIGIGVGSVVRNQVVAIVIVLAFTQFIEPLVRLAGGFIEGLGPVVSVLPGAAGDALVGASAFSLGMPTATEPLAWWGGGLVLLAYALVFVVVGQFTSWRRDVN, from the coding sequence ATGAGCCTCGTCACCGCGAGCCGATCCGAGCTCACGAAGCAGTTCACGACCGCGATCTGGTGGATCCTCGGTCTCGTCCTGATCATCTACGTGGGGCTGACGGCGGCCGGCTTCGGACTGCTGCTCACGTCCCTCGCCACCGGGGCGCTGGGCGGGACCGAGACCCCGCTGGTGCCGCCGGATGCCCTCCCCTCGGTCATCTACAGCACCGCGACCTCGTTCGGGTACGTCTTCCCGCTGCTGGTGGGCACGCTCATGGTGACCACCGAATTCCGGCACAAGACGCTCACCCCCACCTTCCTCGCCGTCCCCCGTCGGGGTGTGGCTCTGGCCGCGAAGGTCGTCATCGGCGTGGTCATGGGGCTGCTGTTCGGCGTGCTGGGGCTCGTCGCCACCGTCGGCCCCGGCGCCGTGATCCTCGCCGCTTCGGGCCTGGAGACCGGACTGGCGTCATCGGACACGTGGGCCCTGGCCGGGCGGATGCTGCTGGCCTTCGTGCTGTGGACCCTCATCGGCATCGGCGTGGGGTCGGTCGTGCGCAACCAGGTGGTCGCGATCGTCATCGTGCTGGCCTTCACGCAGTTCATCGAGCCGCTCGTGCGCCTGGCCGGCGGCTTCATCGAGGGCCTCGGACCCGTGGTGAGCGTGCTGCCGGGGGCCGCCGGCGACGCCCTCGTGGGGGCGAGCGCGTTCTCGCTCGGCATGCCGACCGCGACCGAGCCGCTCGCGTGGTGGGGCGGCGGCCTGGTCCTGCTCGCCTACGCACTGGTGTTCGTCGTCGTGGGCCAGTTCACCAGCTGGCGGCGCGACGTCAACTGA
- a CDS encoding fatty acid desaturase family protein, which produces MTTVEPRPAPTRAARKGAHVNSDFTELAKTIQASGLMRRRYGYYWAKLIGLPVLVIAILVAFVMIGDTWWQLITAAVLGVVFTQVAFLGHDAAHRQIFVSGKWNDWTSLIIGDLFIGMSYGWWRHKHTRHHANPNKEGADPDIDLPVVKVTRERLRDRNRLVRWLGSHQGAFFFPILPLEGIALHVASVQRVLAREPVAHRWVEIVFLSIRLIGYGVLVFVVLSPGIAFAFLAVQLGVFGFYMGASFAPNHKGMPMVPKDAKLGFLERQVLTSRNIRGSRFIDIAMGGLNYQIEHHLFPSMPRPHLRKAARIVSEYCRSRNLPYTETGLIESYAIVIKYINRVGLSERDPFDCPLVAQRRAL; this is translated from the coding sequence ATGACGACGGTCGAACCGCGACCCGCCCCCACCCGTGCCGCGCGAAAGGGCGCGCACGTCAACAGTGACTTCACCGAACTCGCCAAGACGATTCAGGCCAGCGGCCTCATGCGTCGCCGTTACGGCTACTACTGGGCCAAGCTGATCGGCCTGCCCGTCCTCGTCATCGCGATCCTGGTGGCCTTCGTGATGATCGGCGACACGTGGTGGCAGCTGATCACCGCGGCCGTGCTCGGGGTCGTCTTCACCCAGGTGGCCTTCCTCGGGCACGATGCGGCGCACCGCCAGATCTTCGTGTCCGGCAAGTGGAACGACTGGACGAGTCTCATCATCGGCGACCTGTTCATCGGGATGAGCTACGGATGGTGGCGGCACAAGCACACGCGCCACCACGCCAACCCGAACAAGGAGGGCGCAGACCCCGACATCGACCTCCCCGTCGTCAAGGTCACCCGCGAACGCCTCCGGGACCGCAACCGGCTGGTTCGATGGCTGGGAAGCCACCAGGGGGCGTTCTTCTTCCCGATCCTCCCGTTGGAGGGGATCGCGCTGCACGTCGCGAGCGTGCAGCGCGTGCTCGCCCGGGAGCCGGTCGCGCACCGCTGGGTGGAGATCGTCTTCCTCAGCATCCGCCTCATCGGTTACGGGGTGCTCGTCTTCGTCGTGCTGTCACCGGGGATCGCCTTCGCCTTCCTCGCCGTGCAGCTCGGGGTGTTCGGCTTCTACATGGGCGCCTCGTTCGCGCCCAATCACAAGGGCATGCCGATGGTGCCCAAGGACGCCAAGCTGGGCTTCCTGGAGCGCCAGGTGCTCACGAGCCGCAACATCCGCGGCAGCCGTTTCATCGACATCGCGATGGGCGGTCTGAACTACCAGATCGAGCATCATCTGTTCCCCTCGATGCCGCGCCCCCACCTGCGCAAGGCTGCGCGCATCGTGTCGGAGTACTGCCGCTCGCGGAACCTGCCCTATACCGAAACCGGTCTGATCGAGTCGTACGCGATCGTGATCAAGTACATCAACCGGGTGGGTCTCAGCGAACGCGATCCCTTCGACTGCCCGCTGGTCGCCCAGCGCAGAGCCCTCTGA
- the cofG gene encoding 7,8-didemethyl-8-hydroxy-5-deazariboflavin synthase CofG yields MTTGSVVPQVTPRGLPHPAVRDVLARAAQGAVLDADDTEVLLAATDHDLDALLDAAAAVRDAGLIHAGRPAVLTYSRKVFVPLTTLCRDRCHYCVFVDTPGQLLKKRKPAFMSPEQVLAVVRQGQALGCKEALLTLGDRPEDRWPEARAWLDEHGYASTLEYVGAIARLITAETGMLAHLNPGVMTADELRMLRPTAPSMGMMLETTSERLFLEPGQVHFGSPDKDPALRLRVIEDAGRSRIPFTTGILVGIGETLRDRAESLVALRDLHERYGHVQEVIVQNFRAKPRTAMQGAPDADLREYVAAVAATRLVFGPRMRIQVPPNLSDPAEFALLIRAGADDWGGVSPLTADHVNPERPWPHLDDLARFTADAGFTLRERLTAHPEYVRAADAWIDPALHPAVSALADADGLAADVRPSPLPSVQNSGDTPNGGAATTPDAPDLLSSAHPTAPAASAASGASGASGAEAGSPAASGASAAVQNSGDTPSRLAATAPDAPDLLSSAHPSAGRRLAERAAADPLALDDAEWESLLRATGSDLDALAATADDVRRYTVGEAVTLVVNRNLTSTGFRAAGRGGAGTFGLDDVAEIATDAAELGATELCVQGRLPDEEDPQAYLEIVRAAKDAAGDLHVHAYRPQDVWDLAERGGLGLEGALHALRAAGVDTVPGTGVKVLSERVRALVAPGDLDIDRWTEGITAAHRAGFGSTSVLFYGHVETAAERVAHLRMLRRIQDASTGSATRSTHTGGFTEFVPIPLPGHGTPLVPGRAPIDEHRAMVAVSRLLLSGSIPHIQIPWTRVGREAAAVLLGSGGDDLGGTLLDGRVLPDTGIEQGLELPATDAARIAARLFRPFRRRTTDYRTPRPAPVEPQEGGR; encoded by the coding sequence ATGACCACCGGCAGCGTCGTGCCGCAGGTGACACCCCGGGGCCTGCCCCATCCAGCCGTTCGCGATGTGCTCGCGCGAGCCGCGCAGGGAGCGGTGCTGGATGCGGACGACACCGAGGTGCTGCTGGCGGCGACCGACCACGATCTCGACGCGCTCCTGGATGCCGCGGCCGCGGTGCGCGACGCGGGTCTGATCCACGCCGGCCGTCCGGCGGTGCTGACGTACTCGCGCAAGGTGTTCGTGCCGCTGACGACGCTGTGCCGCGACCGCTGCCACTACTGCGTGTTCGTGGACACCCCCGGACAGCTCCTGAAGAAGCGCAAGCCGGCGTTCATGTCGCCCGAGCAGGTGCTCGCCGTCGTCCGACAGGGCCAGGCCCTGGGGTGCAAGGAGGCGCTTCTCACCCTCGGCGACCGCCCGGAGGACCGCTGGCCCGAAGCGCGCGCGTGGCTCGACGAGCACGGCTACGCCTCGACCCTGGAGTACGTCGGCGCCATCGCGCGCCTCATCACCGCCGAGACCGGCATGCTCGCGCACCTGAACCCCGGCGTCATGACCGCCGACGAACTGCGGATGCTCCGTCCCACGGCCCCCTCGATGGGCATGATGCTGGAGACCACCTCGGAGCGGCTGTTCCTCGAGCCCGGGCAGGTGCACTTCGGCTCCCCCGACAAGGACCCGGCGCTGCGGCTGCGGGTGATCGAGGACGCCGGGCGGTCGCGGATCCCGTTCACCACCGGCATCCTCGTCGGCATCGGCGAGACCCTGCGCGACCGGGCGGAGTCGCTCGTGGCCCTCCGCGACCTGCACGAGCGGTACGGACACGTGCAGGAGGTGATCGTGCAGAACTTCCGCGCCAAGCCCCGCACCGCGATGCAGGGCGCACCCGACGCCGACCTGCGCGAATACGTCGCCGCCGTGGCCGCCACCCGGCTCGTGTTCGGGCCGCGCATGCGCATCCAGGTGCCGCCGAACCTGTCGGATCCGGCGGAGTTCGCCCTGCTCATCCGCGCGGGAGCGGACGACTGGGGCGGCGTGTCGCCGCTGACCGCCGACCACGTCAACCCCGAGCGGCCGTGGCCCCACCTCGACGACCTGGCCCGCTTCACCGCCGACGCCGGCTTCACGCTGCGGGAACGGCTGACCGCCCACCCCGAGTACGTCCGCGCCGCCGACGCGTGGATCGACCCCGCGCTGCATCCGGCCGTGTCCGCCTTGGCCGACGCCGACGGCCTGGCCGCCGATGTGCGCCCCTCGCCGCTTCCCTCCGTTCAAAACTCAGGAGACACGCCGAACGGAGGCGCCGCGACGACCCCGGATGCCCCGGATCTCCTGAGTTCTGCGCACCCCACCGCCCCCGCCGCATCCGCCGCATCCGGCGCATCCGGCGCATCCGGCGCCGAGGCCGGTTCACCCGCCGCATCCGGCGCATCCGCCGCCGTTCAGAATTCAGGAGACACGCCGAGTCGGCTGGCCGCCACAGCCCCGGATGCCCCGGATCTCCTGAGTTCTGCGCACCCGAGCGCCGGCCGCCGCCTGGCGGAGCGGGCGGCGGCGGATCCGCTCGCCCTCGACGACGCCGAGTGGGAGTCGCTGCTGCGCGCCACCGGATCCGACCTCGACGCGCTCGCCGCGACGGCCGACGACGTGCGCCGGTACACCGTGGGCGAAGCCGTGACGCTCGTGGTCAACCGCAACCTCACCTCGACCGGCTTCCGTGCCGCGGGCCGGGGCGGGGCGGGCACGTTCGGCCTGGATGACGTGGCCGAGATCGCCACGGACGCCGCCGAGCTGGGCGCGACCGAGCTGTGCGTGCAGGGGCGGCTGCCCGACGAAGAGGACCCGCAGGCGTACCTCGAGATCGTGCGCGCGGCCAAGGACGCCGCCGGCGACCTGCACGTGCACGCCTACCGCCCGCAGGACGTGTGGGATCTCGCCGAGCGCGGCGGTCTCGGACTCGAGGGGGCCCTGCACGCACTCCGCGCCGCCGGCGTCGACACCGTCCCCGGCACCGGGGTCAAGGTGCTCAGCGAACGCGTCCGCGCCCTCGTGGCCCCGGGCGACCTCGACATCGACCGGTGGACGGAGGGGATCACCGCCGCCCACCGCGCGGGGTTCGGCTCCACGTCGGTGCTGTTCTACGGTCACGTCGAGACGGCGGCCGAGCGGGTCGCCCACCTGCGGATGCTGCGGCGGATCCAGGACGCGTCGACGGGCTCAGCGACCCGATCGACCCACACGGGCGGGTTCACGGAGTTCGTCCCGATCCCCCTGCCCGGCCACGGCACGCCCCTCGTCCCCGGACGCGCACCGATCGACGAGCACCGCGCCATGGTCGCGGTGTCGCGCCTGCTGCTGTCCGGCAGCATCCCGCACATCCAGATCCCGTGGACCCGCGTCGGCCGCGAGGCGGCCGCGGTGCTGCTGGGCTCCGGCGGCGACGACCTCGGCGGCACGCTGCTGGACGGCCGCGTGCTCCCCGACACCGGCATCGAGCAGGGCCTGGAACTGCCGGCGACGGATGCGGCGCGCATCGCTGCGCGGCTGTTCCGGCCGTTCCGCCGGCGCACCACCGACTACCGCACCCCTCGGCCGGCCCCCGTCGAGCCTCAGGAGGGCGGGCGATGA
- a CDS encoding flavin-containing monooxygenase has protein sequence MTTRTAVAIVGAGFAGLGMAMALRRAGRDDFVVLERGASVGGTWRDNTYPGVACDVPSHLYGFAAHPNPHWSATFAPGPEIHRYLSRIAETEGLGDRMRLRTPMLGADWDADAAVWRIRTGGEPIIADTLVLACGRLTEPDVPAIPGLETFPGPIFHSARWDHDVELAGRRVAVVGTGASAVQLVPQLARVAGALTLFQRTPAWIVPRGESTYTEDEQRRFSEHPGELARLRAALYAEGEARFASRSGDAEAAAAAREIALAHLASQVADPALRAALTPGYAFGCKRVLLSDDFYPAVASGAVTLEPSALAAVAGSTLVSANGTRVESDVLVLATGFTASQQPYADLVRGEDDRTLAEHWSGGMTSFGSTVVSGFPNMFVLNGPNASLGHNSSVLMVEEQAAYAVRALALRDRRPGAVLRTRPEAEEAYTREIVEAAASTPWITGGCRNWYVDARSGRLTLLWPGTVQAFRERLAAADGSEFEWEHAPVRGGMGEES, from the coding sequence ATGACGACGCGCACGGCGGTCGCGATCGTCGGCGCCGGATTCGCCGGGCTCGGGATGGCGATGGCACTGCGCCGCGCGGGACGCGACGACTTCGTCGTGCTCGAGCGGGGAGCATCCGTCGGCGGCACGTGGCGCGACAACACCTACCCCGGCGTCGCGTGCGACGTGCCCTCGCACCTGTACGGCTTCGCCGCCCACCCCAACCCGCACTGGTCGGCGACGTTCGCGCCCGGCCCGGAGATCCACCGCTACCTCTCCCGCATCGCCGAGACCGAGGGGCTCGGCGACCGCATGCGGCTGCGCACCCCCATGCTCGGAGCCGACTGGGATGCCGACGCCGCGGTGTGGCGCATCCGCACCGGCGGTGAGCCGATCATCGCCGACACCCTCGTGCTCGCGTGCGGGCGTCTCACCGAGCCCGACGTCCCCGCGATCCCGGGGCTGGAGACCTTCCCCGGGCCGATCTTCCACTCCGCGCGGTGGGACCACGACGTCGAGCTCGCCGGCCGCAGGGTCGCCGTGGTGGGTACCGGCGCCAGCGCCGTGCAGCTCGTGCCGCAACTGGCGCGGGTCGCCGGTGCGCTCACGCTGTTCCAGCGGACGCCGGCGTGGATCGTGCCCCGTGGGGAGTCGACGTACACCGAGGACGAGCAGCGCCGCTTCTCCGAGCACCCCGGCGAGCTGGCCCGCCTCCGAGCCGCACTGTACGCCGAGGGGGAGGCACGATTCGCCTCGCGCTCGGGCGACGCCGAAGCCGCCGCCGCGGCGCGGGAGATCGCGCTGGCCCACCTGGCATCGCAGGTCGCCGACCCGGCGCTGCGCGCCGCGCTCACGCCCGGCTACGCCTTCGGGTGCAAGCGCGTGCTGCTCTCGGACGACTTCTACCCCGCCGTGGCGTCGGGTGCGGTGACCCTGGAGCCTTCGGCGCTGGCCGCCGTGGCGGGCTCGACGCTCGTCTCGGCGAACGGAACGCGCGTGGAGTCCGACGTGCTGGTGCTGGCGACCGGGTTCACCGCGTCGCAGCAGCCCTACGCCGACCTCGTGCGCGGCGAGGACGACCGCACGCTCGCCGAGCACTGGTCGGGCGGCATGACATCGTTCGGCTCGACGGTCGTGTCGGGGTTTCCGAACATGTTCGTGCTGAACGGCCCCAACGCGAGCCTCGGTCACAACTCCTCGGTGCTCATGGTGGAGGAGCAGGCCGCGTACGCCGTGCGCGCCCTGGCCCTGCGCGATCGCCGGCCCGGCGCCGTCCTGCGCACGCGCCCGGAGGCCGAGGAGGCCTACACCCGCGAGATCGTCGAGGCCGCCGCATCCACGCCGTGGATCACCGGCGGATGCCGCAACTGGTACGTCGACGCCCGCTCGGGGCGTCTCACCCTGCTGTGGCCGGGTACCGTGCAGGCGTTCCGCGAGCGGCTCGCCGCGGCCGACGGGTCAGAGTTCGAGTGGGAGCACGCCCCCGTGCGCGGGGGGATGGGAGAAGAGTCATGA
- the fgd gene encoding glucose-6-phosphate dehydrogenase (coenzyme-F420), whose amino-acid sequence MTVPLRFGYKASSEQFGPAELLEFGVLAEEMGFDSVFLSDHFQPWMHDGGHAPAALPWLGALGQRTSRIVMGTSVLTPTFRYHPGVIAQAFATLGVMYPGRVILGVGTGEALNEVTLGLEWPEPPERFQRLKEAITLIEKLWDGERVTFEGTYYSVKDATIYDRPAAEEKVPIYIGASGPAATRLAGRIAGGYITTSGKAPELYTDTLLPALHEGLRKAGRADDAIDTMIEVKVSYHPDADTALNKCRFWAPLALSADEKMGVHDPIEMQRLADALPIERAASRFIVSTDPDEHVERIARYIELGFRHLVFHDPGEDQAEFLRMYGAEILPRLRSRFS is encoded by the coding sequence ATGACGGTACCGCTGCGATTCGGGTACAAGGCCTCGAGCGAGCAGTTCGGGCCGGCCGAACTGCTGGAGTTCGGTGTGCTGGCGGAGGAGATGGGGTTCGACTCGGTCTTCCTCTCCGACCACTTCCAGCCCTGGATGCACGACGGCGGGCACGCCCCGGCCGCGCTGCCGTGGCTCGGGGCGCTCGGTCAGCGCACGTCGCGGATCGTCATGGGCACCTCGGTGCTCACGCCCACCTTCCGCTATCACCCCGGCGTCATCGCGCAGGCGTTCGCGACGCTGGGCGTGATGTATCCCGGCCGCGTCATCCTGGGCGTGGGGACGGGGGAGGCGCTCAACGAGGTGACGCTGGGGCTGGAATGGCCCGAGCCGCCGGAGCGCTTCCAGCGCCTCAAGGAGGCGATCACGCTCATCGAGAAGCTGTGGGACGGCGAACGCGTCACCTTCGAGGGGACGTACTACTCGGTGAAGGATGCCACGATCTACGACAGGCCCGCGGCCGAGGAGAAGGTGCCGATCTACATCGGCGCCTCCGGTCCGGCCGCAACCCGCCTGGCCGGTCGCATCGCCGGCGGGTACATCACCACCAGCGGCAAGGCGCCCGAGCTGTACACCGACACCCTGCTGCCGGCGCTGCACGAGGGCCTGCGCAAGGCCGGCCGCGCCGATGACGCGATCGACACGATGATCGAGGTGAAGGTCTCGTACCACCCCGACGCCGACACGGCGCTGAACAAGTGCCGCTTCTGGGCACCGCTCGCGCTCTCGGCCGATGAGAAGATGGGCGTGCACGACCCCATCGAGATGCAGCGCCTGGCAGACGCGCTGCCCATCGAGCGCGCCGCATCCCGCTTCATCGTCTCCACCGATCCCGACGAGCACGTCGAGCGGATCGCCCGGTACATCGAGCTCGGATTCCGCCACCTCGTCTTCCACGACCCGGGTGAGGACCAGGCGGAGTTCCTGCGCATGTACGGGGCGGAGATCCTGCCGCGCCTGCGCTCCCGCTTCAGCTGA